In the genome of Mytilus edulis chromosome 3, xbMytEdul2.2, whole genome shotgun sequence, one region contains:
- the LOC139516157 gene encoding glutamic acid-rich protein-like translates to MAMSTQQEERDHFTVSGFCEAILSTAEFECSLEDILDKKASEAKRLIWKMELKRENKEEHKSEKDKDITEIMNKEEKKPEMGVDISTEQRREMIITRPIHVQRIGENPLKNAVGHINKDPVQNSVLKGSINDKETKKDERKMKRELMKEEKIRQKKAKEEEKIVKTQFKAIEKSNQRHNKDVKSKWKKEQKRRKQMKKMGEKANRMLEKEMKKIEKKRVKDEKKKVFQASDVAQEKQNDLTTVRIDEETEKNEDDKKDKTIDIDGEQQNGFRKVKANEETENDEDEMKKTDQTIDVEKNKTETDTERIKEQTISCDGIGKNEVKENFEKDTKDIKTSTNNAEIKTTFAARISGFFRSLLCIKGQKKNKDVC, encoded by the exons ATGGCAATGTCCACCCAACAAGAGGAAAGGGATCATTTTACCGTGTCCGGGTTTTGTGAGGCCATTTTAAGTACAGCAGAATTCGAGTGTTCGCTTGAGGACATACTAGACAAAAAGGCTTCTGAGGCAAAGAGGCTAATTTGGAAAATGGAATTAA AAAGAGAAAATAAGGAAGAGCATAAATCTGAAAAAGACAAGGATATAACAGAAATTATGAATAAGGAAGAAAAGAAACCAGAAATGGGTGTGGATATATCAACAGAGCAAAGACGGG aAATGATAATAACAAGGCCGATCCACGTGCAAAGAATCGGAGAGAATCCATTGAAGAATGCCGTCGGACATATAAATAAG GATCCAGTCCAGAATTCTGTTCTGAAAGGAtcaataaatgacaaagaaacgAAAAAGGACGAAAGGAAAATGAAAAGAGAACTTATGAAAGAGGAAAAAATAAGACAGAAGAAAGCTAAAGAAGAGGAAAAGATTGTTAAAACACAATTCAAAGCAATCGAAAAGAGTAACCAAAGACACAATAAGGATGTGAAGTCAAAATGGAAGAAGGAACAAAAGAGGAGAAAGCAGATGAAAAAGATGGGTGAAAAAGCAAATAGGATGTTGGAAAAag AAATGAAGAAGATCGAGAAAAAGAGAGTAAAGGACGAAAAGAAGAAAGTATTCCAAGCTAGTGATGTTGCTCAGGAAAAGCAAAATGATTTAACAACAGTAAGAATAGATGAAGAAACAGAGAAAAACGAAGACGATAAAAAGGATAAAACTATCGATATTGATGGGGAACAACAAAATGGTTTCAGAAAAGTCAAAGCAAATGAAGAGACAGAGAATGACGAAGACGAAATGAAGAAAACGGATCAAACAATCGATgttgagaaaaacaaaacagagacAGATACAGAGAGAATCAAAGAACAGACAATCAGCTGTGATGGTATTGGAAAGAATGAAGTGAAAGAAAATTTCGAAAAAGATACAAAAGACATTAAAACGAGTACCAACAATGCCGAAATAAAAACCACATTTGCTGCAAGAATCAGTGGATTTTTCCGATCCTTATTGTGTATCAAAGggcagaagaaaaacaaagatGTGTGTTGA
- the LOC139516153 gene encoding glutamic acid-rich protein-like isoform X3 — protein sequence MAMSTQQEERDHFTVSGFCEAILSTAEFECSLEDILHKKASEAKRLIWKMELKRENKEEQKSEKDEDKTGIMNEEEKKPEMDVDISTEQRREMIITKPIHVQRIGENPLKNAVGHINKRISELEGSINDKETKKDERKMKKELMKEEKIKQKKAKEEEMIVKTQFKAIEKSNQRHNKDVKSKWKKEQKRRKQMKKMVEKGNRNLEKEMKKIEKKRVKDEKKKVFQAIDVAQEKQNDLTTVRTDEETEKNEDDKNKTIDIDGEQQNGSKIVKANEETENDEDERKTTDQTIDVEKNKTEKETEITEDERETTDQTIDVEKNKTEKETEITEDERKTTDQTIDVEKNKTEKETEITEDERKTTDQTIDVEKNKTEKETEITEDERKTTDQTIDVEKNKTEKETEITEDERKTTDQTIDVEKNKTEKETEITEDERETTDQTIDVEKNKTEKETEITEDERKTTDQTIDVEKNKTEKETEITEDERETTDQTIDVEKNKTEKETEITEDERETTDQTIDVEKNKTEKETEITEDERETTDQTIDVEKNKTEKETEITEGQTITCDSIGNNEVKENSENDAKDIKMSTKNAGKKTTFAARISGFFRSLLCIKRQKKSKDVC from the exons AGAGAGAAAATAAGGAAGAGCAGAAATCAGAAAAAGACGAGGATAAAACAGGAATTATGAATGAGGAAGAAAAGAAACCAGAAATGGATGTTGATATATCAACAGAGCAGAGACGGG aAATGATAATAACAAAGCCGATCCATGTGCAGAGAATTGGAGAGAATCCATTGAAGAATGCAGTCGGACATATAAACAAG CGAATTTCTGAACTGGAAGGAtcaataaatgacaaagaaacgAAAAAGGACGaaaggaaaatgaaaaaagaacttatgaaagaggaaaaaataaaacagaaaaaagctAAAGAAGAGGAAATGATTGTTAAAACACAGTTCAAAGCAATCGAAAAGAGTAACCAAAGACACAATAAGGATGTGAAGTCAAAATGGAAGAAGGAACAAAAGAGGAGAAAGCAGATGAAAAAGATGGTTGAAAAAGGAAATAGGAATTTAGAAAAag AAATGAAGAAGATCGAGAAAAAGAGAGTAAAGGACGAAAAGAAGAAAGTATTCCAAGCTATTGATGTTGCTcaagaaaagcaaaatgatttAACAACAGTAAGAACAGATGAAGAAACAGAGAAAAATGAAGAcgataaaaataaaactatcgATATTGATGGGGAACAACAAAATGGTTCCAAAATAGTCAAAGCAAATGAAGAGACAGAGAATGACGAAGACGAGAGGAAGACAACAGATCAAACAATCGATgttgagaaaaacaaaacagagaaaGAGACAGAGATAACCGAAGACGAGAGGGAGACAACAGATCAAACAATCGATgttgagaaaaacaaaacagagaaaGAGACAGAGATAACCGAAGACGAGAGGAAGACAACAGATCAAACAATCGACgttgagaaaaacaaaacagagaaaGAGACAGAGATAACCGAAGACGAGAGGAAGACAACAGATCAAACAATCGATgttgagaaaaacaaaacagagaaaGAGACAGAGATAACCGAAGACGAGAGGAAGACAACAGATCAAACAATCGATgttgagaaaaacaaaacagagaaaGAGACAGAGATAACCGAAGACGAGAGGAAGACAACAGATCAAACAATCGATgttgagaaaaacaaaacagagaaaGAGACAGAGATAACCGAAGACGAGAGGGAGACAACAGATCAAACAATCGATgttgagaaaaacaaaacagagaaaGAGACAGAGATAACCGAAGACGAGAGGAAGACAACAGATCAAACAATCGATgttgagaaaaacaaaacagagaaaGAGACAGAGATAACCGAAGACGAGAGGGAGACAACAGATCAAACAATCGATgttgagaaaaacaaaacagagaaaGAGACAGAGATAACCGAAGACGAGAGGGAGACAACAGATCAAACAATCGATgttgagaaaaacaaaacagagaaaGAGACAGAGATAACCGAAGACGAGAGGGAGACAACAGATCAAACAATCGATgttgagaaaaacaaaacagagaaaGAGACAGAGATAACCGAAGGCCAGACAATCACCTGTGATAGTATTGGAAATAATGAAGTGAAAGAAAATTCCGAAAATGATGCAAAAGACATTAAAATGAGTACCAAAAATGCCGGAAAGAAAACCACATTTGCTGCCAGAATCAGTGGATTCTTCCGATCCTTATTGTGTATCAAAAGACAGAAGAAAAGCAAAGATGTGTGTTGA
- the LOC139516153 gene encoding glutamic acid-rich protein-like isoform X1, translated as MAMSTQQEERDHFTVSGFCEAILSTAEFECSLEDILHKKASEAKRLIWKMELKRENKEEQKSEKDEDKTGIMNEEEKKPEMDVDISTEQRREMIITKPIHVQRIGENPLKNAVGHINKRISELEGSINDKETKKDERKMKKELMKEEKIKQKKAKEEEMIVKTQFKAIEKSNQRHNKDVKSKWKKEQKRRKQMKKMVEKGNRNLEKEMKKIEKKRVKDEKKKVFQAIDVAQEKQNDLTTVRTDEETEKNEDDKNKTIDIDGEQQNGSKIVKANEETENDEDERKTTDQTIDVEKNKTEKETEITEDERETTDQTIDVEKNKTEKETEITEDERKTTDQTIDVEKNKTEKETEITEDERKTTDQTIDVEKNKTEKETEITEDERKTTDQTIDVEKNKTEKETEITEDERKTTDQTIDVEKNKTEKETEITEDERETTDQTIDVEKNKTEKETEITEDERKTTDQTIDVEKNKTEKETEITEDERETTDQTIDVEKNKTEKETEITEDERETTDQTIDVEKNKTEKETEITEDERETTDQTIDVEKNKTEKETEITEGQTITCDSIGNNEVKENSENDAKDIKMSTKNAGKKTTFAARISGFFRSLLCIKRQKKSKDVC; from the exons ATGGCAATGTCCACCCAGCAAGAGGAGAGGGATCATTTTACCGTGTCCGGATTTTGTGAGGCCATTCTGAGTACAGCAGAATTCGAGTGTTCGCTTGAGGACATACTACACAAAAAGGCGTCTGAGGCAAAGAGGCTAATTTGGAAAATGGAATTAA AGAGAGAAAATAAGGAAGAGCAGAAATCAGAAAAAGACGAGGATAAAACAGGAATTATGAATGAGGAAGAAAAGAAACCAGAAATGGATGTTGATATATCAACAGAGCAGAGACGGG aAATGATAATAACAAAGCCGATCCATGTGCAGAGAATTGGAGAGAATCCATTGAAGAATGCAGTCGGACATATAAACAAG CGAATTTCTGAACTGGAAGGAtcaataaatgacaaagaaacgAAAAAGGACGaaaggaaaatgaaaaaagaacttatgaaagaggaaaaaataaaacagaaaaaagctAAAGAAGAGGAAATGATTGTTAAAACACAGTTCAAAGCAATCGAAAAGAGTAACCAAAGACACAATAAGGATGTGAAGTCAAAATGGAAGAAGGAACAAAAGAGGAGAAAGCAGATGAAAAAGATGGTTGAAAAAGGAAATAGGAATTTAGAAAAag AAATGAAGAAGATCGAGAAAAAGAGAGTAAAGGACGAAAAGAAGAAAGTATTCCAAGCTATTGATGTTGCTcaagaaaagcaaaatgatttAACAACAGTAAGAACAGATGAAGAAACAGAGAAAAATGAAGAcgataaaaataaaactatcgATATTGATGGGGAACAACAAAATGGTTCCAAAATAGTCAAAGCAAATGAAGAGACAGAGAATGACGAAGACGAGAGGAAGACAACAGATCAAACAATCGATgttgagaaaaacaaaacagagaaaGAGACAGAGATAACCGAAGACGAGAGGGAGACAACAGATCAAACAATCGATgttgagaaaaacaaaacagagaaaGAGACAGAGATAACCGAAGACGAGAGGAAGACAACAGATCAAACAATCGACgttgagaaaaacaaaacagagaaaGAGACAGAGATAACCGAAGACGAGAGGAAGACAACAGATCAAACAATCGATgttgagaaaaacaaaacagagaaaGAGACAGAGATAACCGAAGACGAGAGGAAGACAACAGATCAAACAATCGATgttgagaaaaacaaaacagagaaaGAGACAGAGATAACCGAAGACGAGAGGAAGACAACAGATCAAACAATCGATgttgagaaaaacaaaacagagaaaGAGACAGAGATAACCGAAGACGAGAGGGAGACAACAGATCAAACAATCGATgttgagaaaaacaaaacagagaaaGAGACAGAGATAACCGAAGACGAGAGGAAGACAACAGATCAAACAATCGATgttgagaaaaacaaaacagagaaaGAGACAGAGATAACCGAAGACGAGAGGGAGACAACAGATCAAACAATCGATgttgagaaaaacaaaacagagaaaGAGACAGAGATAACCGAAGACGAGAGGGAGACAACAGATCAAACAATCGATgttgagaaaaacaaaacagagaaaGAGACAGAGATAACCGAAGACGAGAGGGAGACAACAGATCAAACAATCGATgttgagaaaaacaaaacagagaaaGAGACAGAGATAACCGAAGGCCAGACAATCACCTGTGATAGTATTGGAAATAATGAAGTGAAAGAAAATTCCGAAAATGATGCAAAAGACATTAAAATGAGTACCAAAAATGCCGGAAAGAAAACCACATTTGCTGCCAGAATCAGTGGATTCTTCCGATCCTTATTGTGTATCAAAAGACAGAAGAAAAGCAAAGATGTGTGTTGA